Proteins from one Paraburkholderia acidisoli genomic window:
- a CDS encoding LysR family transcriptional regulator, translated as MDRLQAMQVFTRVVDTNSFTRAAETLDMPRASVTTIIQNLEAFLGVRLMHRTTRRLSLTPDGAAYYERCIRILADVEETEQTFQDRNRKPHGKLRIDMPGSIGRLIVIPSLCEFHTRYPDIDLQLGLTDRPVDLLQEGVDCVVRVGALQDSSLVARRIGLFEGVSCASPTYLEHHGTPQTLEDLENHRAVNYFSSRTGRVIDWAFLLDNKEVEVKLKSVVSVNDADAYVTCGLEGFGLIQAPRYMVLPHLRSGQLVEVLPDFKPLPMPISAVYPHSRHLSPKVRVFVDWIAEVFDRCPLLSGRASLDKACTLRTLEEREQAPALETPVISEWAA; from the coding sequence ATGGACCGCCTTCAGGCCATGCAGGTGTTCACCCGCGTCGTGGATACCAACAGCTTCACGCGCGCCGCCGAAACGCTCGACATGCCGCGCGCTTCGGTCACGACGATCATTCAGAACCTCGAAGCATTTCTCGGCGTGCGCCTCATGCATCGCACGACGCGCCGCCTTTCGCTCACGCCGGACGGCGCCGCGTATTACGAGCGCTGCATACGCATCCTCGCCGACGTCGAGGAAACCGAACAGACGTTCCAGGACCGCAACCGCAAGCCGCACGGCAAGCTGCGCATCGACATGCCCGGCTCCATCGGGCGGCTCATCGTGATTCCGTCGCTGTGCGAATTTCACACGCGCTACCCGGATATCGACCTGCAACTCGGCCTGACCGATCGTCCGGTCGACCTCTTGCAGGAAGGCGTGGATTGCGTGGTGCGCGTGGGCGCGCTGCAGGATTCGTCGCTCGTGGCGCGCAGAATCGGCCTGTTCGAAGGGGTTTCGTGCGCGTCGCCCACGTATCTGGAGCATCACGGCACGCCGCAAACGCTCGAGGATCTCGAGAATCACCGCGCGGTGAATTATTTTTCGAGCCGCACGGGCCGCGTGATCGACTGGGCTTTTCTGCTCGACAACAAGGAGGTCGAGGTCAAGCTCAAGAGCGTGGTGTCGGTGAACGATGCGGATGCTTATGTCACCTGCGGGCTCGAAGGTTTCGGCCTGATTCAGGCGCCGCGCTACATGGTGTTGCCGCATTTGCGCTCGGGCCAGCTCGTGGAAGTGCTGCCCGATTTCAAGCCGCTGCCCATGCCGATTTCGGCCGTGTATCCGCACAGCCGTCATCTGTCACCCAAAGTGCGCGTGTTCGTGGACTGGATCGCCGAAGTGTTCGACCGCTGCCCGCTGCTGAGCGGCCGCGCGTCGCTCGACAAGGCCTGCACGCTGCGCACGCTCGAGGAACGCGAACAGGCACCGGCACTCGAAACGCCGGTGATTTCGGAATGGGCCGCATAG
- a CDS encoding alpha/beta hydrolase: MDVFKRPLSAISAEEVAHAAGNASTPPAATGVPRASGLITTDVLIEGHAKQIQLRVYRPEGVSGLPVLLYFHGGGFVRGSIEEAEPAGRFLAERLPALVVSVGYSLAPQYPFPAAPEDAHRAALWAIARARAFGGNAKRLIAAGHDAGGQIANVLAFMGRDRGDVKLAAQALFAPMLDPSLTRLGDAARLGSDITASECAACYRAYLPEAAQRMHPYAAPLESRRLAGLPPTLIVTAQNDVLHIEAEKYASRLIDAGVRTQVMRYPSVSHADLATHTSSLNEAVRFFQCCFDAGTSC; this comes from the coding sequence ATGGATGTCTTTAAACGCCCGTTGTCCGCGATTTCCGCCGAGGAAGTGGCGCACGCCGCTGGCAATGCCAGTACGCCCCCGGCCGCCACCGGCGTGCCGCGCGCCAGCGGCCTGATCACCACCGACGTGCTGATCGAAGGCCACGCGAAACAGATCCAGTTGCGCGTGTATCGCCCGGAAGGCGTGAGCGGCTTGCCCGTGTTGCTGTATTTCCACGGCGGCGGTTTCGTGCGCGGCTCGATCGAGGAAGCGGAGCCCGCGGGCCGCTTTCTCGCAGAACGCTTACCTGCGCTCGTGGTGAGCGTGGGCTATTCGCTCGCGCCGCAGTATCCGTTTCCCGCCGCGCCCGAAGACGCGCATCGCGCGGCGCTGTGGGCCATTGCGCGGGCGCGCGCCTTCGGCGGCAATGCAAAGCGCCTGATCGCGGCGGGCCACGACGCGGGCGGTCAGATCGCCAACGTGCTCGCGTTCATGGGTCGCGATCGCGGCGACGTGAAGCTCGCGGCGCAGGCCCTGTTCGCGCCGATGCTCGACCCGAGCCTCACGCGCCTCGGCGACGCCGCGCGGCTCGGCTCCGACATCACCGCGAGCGAATGCGCGGCCTGTTATCGCGCGTATCTGCCCGAAGCCGCGCAGCGCATGCATCCGTACGCGGCACCGCTCGAATCGCGGCGTCTCGCGGGCCTGCCGCCCACGCTCATCGTGACCGCGCAGAACGACGTGCTGCATATCGAAGCGGAGAAGTACGCGAGCCGACTCATCGATGCGGGCGTGCGCACGCAGGTGATGCGGTATCCGAGCGTCTCGCACGCGGACCTTGCCACGCACACGAGTTCCCTGAACGAAGCCGTGCGCTTTTTCCAATGTTGCTTCGACGCCGGCACATCGTGCTGA
- a CDS encoding efflux RND transporter periplasmic adaptor subunit translates to MSLFSQNRSRIALAVLGVLVVAGLGTFGAIRLDSHPAVAAEAPPAPEVDVATVANRTITDWQSYSGRMAAVEKVEIRPQVSGTIVSVNFRDGALVKKGDTLFVIDPRPYQAAVDQAAAQVAAAQARSGYAQSDWERAQRLIGDNAIAKRDYDEKQNGAREASANLKAAQAALETAQINLGYTRVVAPVAGRVSRAEITVGNVVSAGASSAPLTTLVSVSPIYAEFDADEQTYLDYISRMKVGSKVPVELGLANESGYSRTGTIESVDNRLDTSSGTIRVRARFDNTDGALVPGLYARIKVSGSAPHPALLVDEAAIGTDQDKKYVYVVDGAGKVGYRIVQTGGQQGNLRVIVGGLKAGENVVVNGTQRVRPGEAVRSHMVPMNGDPDADAASVAKDNAGTKTS, encoded by the coding sequence ATGTCACTTTTTTCGCAAAACCGCTCACGTATCGCGCTCGCGGTGCTAGGCGTGCTCGTTGTCGCGGGGCTCGGCACGTTTGGCGCGATCCGCCTCGACTCGCATCCGGCCGTGGCCGCCGAGGCGCCGCCCGCGCCGGAAGTCGACGTCGCCACCGTGGCGAATCGCACGATCACCGACTGGCAAAGCTACTCCGGCCGCATGGCCGCGGTCGAGAAGGTGGAGATTCGTCCTCAGGTGTCGGGCACGATCGTCTCCGTCAATTTCCGCGACGGTGCGCTCGTGAAGAAGGGCGACACGCTGTTCGTGATCGACCCGCGCCCGTATCAGGCCGCCGTCGATCAGGCCGCCGCGCAAGTGGCCGCTGCGCAGGCGCGCTCGGGTTACGCGCAAAGCGACTGGGAACGCGCGCAACGTTTGATCGGCGATAACGCCATCGCCAAACGCGATTACGACGAGAAGCAGAACGGCGCGCGCGAAGCGAGCGCGAACCTGAAGGCCGCGCAAGCCGCGCTGGAAACCGCGCAGATCAACCTCGGCTACACGCGTGTCGTCGCGCCGGTCGCGGGCCGCGTTTCGCGTGCGGAGATCACGGTGGGCAACGTGGTGAGCGCGGGCGCGAGTTCGGCGCCGCTCACGACGCTGGTTTCCGTATCGCCGATCTACGCCGAATTCGACGCCGACGAGCAAACCTATCTCGACTATATCAGCCGCATGAAGGTGGGCTCGAAGGTGCCGGTGGAACTCGGTCTCGCGAACGAAAGCGGTTACTCGCGCACGGGCACGATCGAGTCGGTGGACAACCGTCTCGACACCTCGTCGGGCACGATCCGCGTGCGTGCGCGCTTCGACAACACCGACGGCGCGCTGGTGCCGGGCCTCTATGCACGCATCAAGGTGAGCGGCAGCGCTCCGCATCCGGCGCTGCTCGTGGACGAAGCCGCCATCGGCACGGACCAGGACAAGAAGTACGTCTATGTCGTGGACGGCGCGGGCAAGGTCGGTTATCGCATCGTGCAGACGGGCGGCCAGCAGGGCAACCTGCGCGTGATCGTGGGCGGCCTGAAGGCGGGCGAAAACGTGGTCGTGAACGGCACGCAGCGCGTGCGACCGGGCGAAGCGGTGCGCTCGCATATGGTGCCGATGAACGGCGATCCCGATGCCGACGCGGCTTCGGTCGCGAAGGACAACGCCGGCACGAAGACGTCCTGA
- a CDS encoding efflux RND transporter permease subunit, translating into MNISKFFIDRPIFAGVLSVLVLLAGVIALFQLPISEYPEVVPPSVVVHAQYPGANPKVIAETVAAPLEEQINGVENMLYMQSQANSDGNLTLTVTFRLGTDPDKATQLVQNRVNQALPRLPEDVQRLGITTIKSSPTLTMVVHLISPNNQYDMTYLRNYALLNVKDRLSNIRGVGEVQLWGSGDYAMRIWLDPQKVAQRNLTAQDVVNAIREQNVQVAAGVIGASPSVPGTPLQLNVNARGRLRTEGEFGNIIVKTNPDGGVTYLRDIARIELAASEYGLRSLLDNKPAVALAINQAPGANSLAISDQVRAAMKDLKADMPAGVDYKIVYDPTQFVRSSIEAVIHTLLEAIALVVIVVIVFLQTWRASIIPLIAVPVSIVGTFSLLLAFGFSINALSLFGMVLAIGIVVDDAIVVVENVERNIESGLSARDATYKAMQEVSGPIIAIALTLVAVFVPLAFMSGLTGQFYKQFAMTIAISTVISAFNSLTLSPALSALLLRGHGAKEDWLTRGMNRVLGGFFKRFNKVFHRGSESYGRGVNGVLRRKGVMLGVYVVLIAATVLMARIVPGGFVPAQDKEYLIAFAQLPNGASLDRTEGVIRDMSAIALKQPGVESAVAFPGLSVNGFTNSSSAGIVFVTLKPFKERKGKALSAGAIAGALNQQYAAIKDSFVAVFPPPPVLGLGTLGGFKMQLEDHGALGYEALNRATQDFVKRASQTPELGPTFTNYQINVPQLNVDLDRTKAKQLGVPVTDVFDTMQIYLGSLYVNDFNRFGRVYQVRVQADAPFRQKADDILQLKTRNAAGDMVPLSSLVTVTPTYGPEMVVRYNGYTAADINGGPAPGFSSGQAQAAAERIAAETLPRGVKFEWTDLTYQQVLAGNAGIWVFPISVLLVFLVLAALYESLTLPLAVILIVPMSVLCALTGVYLTQGDNNIFTQIGLMVLVGLASKNAILIVEFARELEHDGHTPLSAAIEASRLRLRPILMTSIAFIMGVVPLVLSTGAGSEMRHAMGIAVFFGMLGVTAFGLLLTPVFYVVLRTLAGGKIHVAQKDSARNPRSMADA; encoded by the coding sequence ATGAACATTTCGAAATTCTTCATCGACCGGCCGATCTTCGCGGGCGTGTTGTCCGTGCTGGTCCTGCTGGCCGGCGTGATCGCGCTGTTCCAGTTGCCGATCTCCGAATATCCGGAAGTGGTGCCGCCTTCGGTGGTGGTGCACGCGCAGTACCCGGGCGCAAACCCGAAGGTGATCGCCGAAACGGTGGCGGCGCCGCTGGAAGAGCAGATCAACGGCGTCGAGAACATGCTGTACATGCAGTCGCAAGCCAATAGCGACGGCAATCTCACGCTCACGGTCACGTTCCGTCTGGGCACCGACCCGGACAAGGCCACGCAGCTCGTGCAGAACCGCGTGAACCAGGCGCTGCCGCGCCTGCCGGAAGACGTGCAGCGGCTCGGCATCACCACGATCAAAAGCTCGCCCACGCTCACGATGGTGGTGCACCTGATCTCGCCGAACAACCAGTACGACATGACGTATCTGCGCAACTACGCGCTGCTCAACGTCAAGGACCGCTTGTCGAATATTCGCGGCGTGGGCGAAGTGCAGCTGTGGGGTTCGGGCGACTACGCCATGCGTATCTGGCTCGACCCGCAGAAGGTCGCGCAGCGCAATCTCACCGCGCAGGACGTGGTCAACGCGATTCGCGAGCAGAACGTGCAGGTCGCGGCGGGCGTGATCGGCGCCTCGCCGAGCGTGCCGGGCACGCCGTTGCAGCTGAATGTGAACGCGCGCGGCCGTCTGCGCACGGAAGGCGAATTCGGCAACATCATCGTCAAGACGAATCCCGACGGCGGCGTGACGTATCTGCGCGACATCGCGCGGATCGAACTCGCGGCCTCGGAGTACGGCCTGCGTTCGCTGCTCGACAACAAGCCGGCCGTGGCGCTCGCGATCAACCAGGCGCCGGGCGCGAACTCGCTCGCGATTTCCGACCAGGTGCGCGCGGCGATGAAGGACCTGAAGGCCGACATGCCCGCCGGCGTGGACTACAAGATCGTCTACGACCCGACGCAGTTCGTGCGTTCGAGTATCGAAGCCGTGATTCACACGCTGCTCGAAGCCATCGCGCTGGTCGTGATCGTCGTGATCGTGTTCCTGCAGACCTGGCGTGCGTCGATCATTCCGCTGATCGCCGTGCCGGTGTCGATCGTCGGGACGTTCTCGCTGCTGCTCGCGTTCGGTTTTTCGATCAACGCGCTGTCCTTGTTCGGGATGGTGCTCGCGATCGGTATCGTGGTCGACGACGCGATCGTGGTCGTGGAAAACGTCGAGCGCAACATCGAGAGCGGGTTGTCGGCGCGAGACGCCACGTATAAAGCCATGCAGGAAGTGAGCGGGCCGATCATCGCCATCGCGCTCACGCTGGTGGCCGTGTTCGTGCCGCTCGCGTTCATGAGCGGTCTCACGGGCCAGTTCTACAAGCAGTTCGCCATGACCATCGCCATTTCCACGGTGATCTCGGCGTTCAACTCGCTCACGCTGTCGCCCGCGCTTTCCGCGCTGCTGCTGCGCGGTCACGGTGCGAAGGAAGACTGGCTCACGCGCGGCATGAATCGCGTGCTCGGCGGCTTCTTCAAGCGCTTCAACAAGGTGTTCCATCGCGGCTCGGAAAGCTATGGCCGTGGCGTGAACGGCGTGCTGCGCCGCAAGGGCGTGATGCTCGGCGTGTACGTCGTGCTGATCGCCGCCACCGTGCTGATGGCGCGCATCGTGCCGGGCGGCTTCGTGCCCGCGCAGGACAAGGAGTACCTGATTGCGTTCGCGCAGTTGCCGAACGGCGCCTCGCTCGATCGCACCGAAGGCGTCATTCGCGACATGAGCGCGATCGCGCTGAAGCAGCCCGGCGTGGAAAGCGCCGTGGCGTTCCCGGGTCTTTCGGTGAACGGCTTCACGAACAGCTCGAGCGCCGGCATTGTGTTCGTCACGCTCAAGCCGTTCAAGGAGCGCAAGGGCAAGGCGCTTTCGGCTGGTGCCATTGCGGGCGCGTTGAATCAGCAGTACGCGGCCATCAAAGACTCGTTCGTGGCGGTGTTCCCGCCGCCGCCGGTGCTGGGGCTGGGTACGCTCGGCGGCTTCAAGATGCAACTGGAGGATCACGGTGCACTGGGTTACGAGGCACTCAACCGCGCGACGCAGGACTTCGTCAAGCGCGCGTCGCAAACGCCGGAGCTGGGCCCCACGTTCACGAACTATCAGATCAACGTTCCGCAACTGAATGTCGATCTCGACCGCACCAAGGCAAAGCAGCTTGGCGTGCCGGTCACGGACGTGTTCGACACCATGCAGATCTATCTCGGCTCGCTCTACGTGAACGACTTCAACCGCTTCGGCCGCGTGTACCAGGTGCGCGTGCAGGCGGACGCGCCGTTCCGCCAGAAAGCCGACGACATCCTGCAACTGAAAACGCGTAACGCCGCGGGCGACATGGTGCCGCTCTCCTCGCTGGTCACGGTTACGCCCACGTATGGTCCGGAAATGGTGGTGCGCTACAACGGCTACACCGCGGCGGACATCAACGGCGGCCCGGCACCCGGATTCTCGTCGGGTCAGGCGCAGGCCGCGGCCGAACGCATCGCGGCGGAAACCCTGCCGCGCGGTGTGAAGTTCGAGTGGACCGACCTCACGTATCAGCAGGTGCTGGCGGGCAATGCGGGCATCTGGGTGTTCCCGATCAGCGTGCTGCTCGTGTTCCTCGTGCTGGCCGCGCTGTACGAAAGCCTCACGCTGCCGCTGGCCGTGATCCTGATCGTGCCGATGAGCGTGCTCTGTGCGCTCACGGGTGTGTATCTCACGCAGGGCGACAACAACATCTTCACGCAGATCGGCTTGATGGTGCTCGTGGGGCTGGCTTCGAAGAACGCGATTCTGATCGTGGAATTCGCGCGCGAACTGGAGCATGACGGCCATACGCCGCTCTCCGCCGCGATCGAGGCGAGCCGCCTGCGTCTGCGACCGATCCTGATGACGTCCATCGCGTTCATCATGGGTGTGGTGCCGCTCGTGCTCTCCACGGGCGCGGGTTCGGAAATGCGCCACGCCATGGGGATCGCCGTGTTCTTCGGCATGCTCGGTGTGACCGCGTTCGGCCTGTTGCTCACGCCGGTGTTCTACGTGGTGCTGCGCACGCTCGCAGGCGGCAAGATTCACGTCGCGCAGAAGGACAGCGCGCGCAATCCGCGCTCGATGGCGGATGCTTAA
- a CDS encoding efflux transporter outer membrane subunit yields the protein MTNQFVSNLSMPAGWRMARVAASVALFAWLAACSVEPTYKAPDAAVPAAYKEAQPTANDPHDVGSWATAQPADDAHRGQWWTVFGDATLNQLEDQALAANQDLKAAAARVQQARAVTQAARASWFPSLDAGFSPTYERPSPASQYLPQDTHVPTQTLWRAQASASYEADLFGRVSSNVNAARADAQQSEALFRSVQLALQADVAQNYFQLRQFDSDVDLYRRTVTLREDALKLVDRRFKEGDISELDVAQARNELASARADAVGVARQRAASEHSLAILLGEAPADFTFPETPLAPVLVRVPAGLPSTLLERRPDIAAAERAMAAANARVGLAKSAFFPKLDITGAFGYESASLGDLFMWSSRAFLLGPLAGTALTVPLFDGGRRKANLAQARGKYDEDVAQYRQQVLVAFREVEDNLSDLHLLDDQIREQGDAVTASQRSAHLSRTQYDEGEVSYLNVIDSERSVLVAQLQASHLQGSQAVATVNLIRALGGGWGDAKPADGAPPPAPLAAR from the coding sequence ATGACGAATCAATTCGTATCTAACCTGTCGATGCCAGCCGGCTGGCGCATGGCGCGCGTCGCGGCGAGCGTGGCGTTGTTCGCGTGGCTCGCGGCGTGCTCGGTCGAGCCCACCTACAAGGCGCCGGACGCTGCGGTGCCCGCCGCCTACAAGGAAGCGCAGCCCACCGCCAACGACCCGCACGACGTGGGTAGCTGGGCGACCGCGCAACCCGCCGACGACGCGCATCGCGGTCAATGGTGGACGGTGTTCGGCGACGCCACGCTGAACCAGCTCGAAGATCAGGCACTGGCCGCGAATCAGGACCTGAAGGCAGCCGCCGCGCGCGTGCAGCAGGCGCGTGCCGTCACCCAGGCCGCGCGTGCGTCGTGGTTCCCCTCGCTGGACGCGGGCTTCAGCCCGACCTACGAGCGCCCGTCGCCCGCTTCGCAGTATCTGCCGCAGGACACGCATGTGCCCACGCAAACGTTGTGGCGCGCGCAGGCCTCGGCGAGCTACGAGGCGGACCTGTTCGGCCGCGTGAGTTCGAACGTGAACGCCGCGCGCGCCGACGCGCAGCAGAGCGAAGCGCTGTTCCGCTCGGTGCAACTCGCGTTGCAGGCCGACGTTGCGCAGAACTACTTCCAGCTGCGTCAGTTCGATAGCGACGTCGATCTGTATCGCCGCACGGTGACGTTGCGCGAGGATGCGCTCAAGCTCGTGGACCGCCGCTTCAAGGAAGGCGACATCAGCGAGCTGGACGTGGCGCAGGCGCGCAACGAACTCGCGAGCGCGCGCGCCGACGCCGTGGGCGTGGCGCGTCAGCGCGCGGCTTCGGAGCACAGTCTGGCGATCCTGCTCGGCGAGGCGCCCGCCGACTTCACGTTCCCGGAAACGCCGCTGGCGCCGGTGCTGGTACGCGTACCGGCCGGTTTGCCTTCCACGCTGCTCGAACGCCGCCCCGACATCGCCGCCGCCGAGCGCGCGATGGCCGCTGCGAACGCGCGCGTGGGCCTCGCGAAGTCGGCGTTCTTCCCGAAGCTCGATATCACCGGCGCGTTCGGCTATGAGTCGGCTTCGCTCGGCGATCTCTTCATGTGGTCGAGCCGCGCGTTCCTGCTCGGGCCGCTCGCGGGCACGGCGCTCACGGTGCCGCTGTTCGACGGCGGCCGCCGCAAGGCCAATCTCGCGCAGGCGCGAGGCAAGTACGACGAGGATGTCGCGCAGTATCGTCAACAGGTGCTCGTCGCGTTCCGTGAGGTGGAAGACAATCTCTCCGACCTGCATTTGCTCGACGACCAGATTCGCGAGCAGGGCGACGCCGTGACCGCTTCGCAACGCTCCGCGCATCTCTCGCGCACGCAGTACGACGAAGGCGAAGTGAGCTACCTGAACGTGATCGATAGCGAACGTTCGGTGCTCGTGGCGCAGTTGCAGGCGAGCCATCTGCAAGGGTCGCAGGCCGTGGCGACCGTCAACCTGATTCGCGCGCTGGGTGGCGGTTGGGGCGACGCGAAGCCGGCCGACGGCGCACCGCCGCCCGCGCCGCTGGCCGCGCGTTAA
- a CDS encoding MetQ/NlpA family ABC transporter substrate-binding protein: MHRAVRAEGRRSFIQRVSAIAAVAVSLATGALSAHADTPTLKVGIATTPQTPALQEAAREAKAQGVDVKIIEFTDWNTPNAALANKDIDVNYFQHTPFLENAEKQGGYKFVAIAPGTIMKIGLYSKKVKRFEDLKDGATVAIANDPVNGGRGLLLLQRAGLIKLKPGVDYRATTLDIVSNPKHLKIVQLEASQLARSLDDVDLAQGYPSFIKLAGTADPNSALLFDGVENKAFALQFVVRPDSVNDPRIRKFIEIYQHSPAVRKELDKAFGNLYAVAW, translated from the coding sequence ATGCATCGTGCCGTGCGCGCCGAGGGGCGCCGTTCTTTCATTCAGCGCGTGAGCGCCATTGCCGCCGTGGCGGTTTCGCTCGCGACGGGCGCGCTCTCGGCCCATGCGGATACGCCCACGCTCAAGGTCGGCATTGCGACCACGCCGCAAACGCCCGCGCTGCAAGAAGCAGCGCGCGAGGCGAAGGCGCAGGGCGTGGACGTCAAGATCATCGAATTCACCGACTGGAATACGCCGAACGCCGCGCTCGCGAACAAAGACATCGACGTCAATTATTTTCAGCACACGCCGTTTCTGGAAAACGCGGAAAAGCAGGGCGGCTATAAGTTCGTCGCCATTGCGCCGGGCACGATCATGAAGATCGGTCTGTATTCGAAGAAGGTTAAACGTTTCGAAGACCTGAAAGACGGCGCCACCGTGGCCATTGCGAACGACCCCGTGAACGGCGGCCGCGGGCTCTTGCTGCTGCAACGCGCGGGTCTCATCAAGCTCAAGCCGGGCGTGGATTATCGCGCGACCACGCTCGATATCGTGTCGAATCCGAAACATCTGAAGATCGTGCAGCTCGAAGCGTCGCAACTCGCGCGTTCGCTCGACGACGTCGATCTCGCGCAAGGCTACCCGAGCTTCATCAAGCTCGCGGGCACGGCGGACCCGAATAGCGCGCTGCTGTTCGACGGCGTGGAAAACAAGGCGTTCGCGCTGCAATTCGTGGTGCGCCCGGACAGCGTGAACGATCCGCGCATCCGCAAGTTCATCGAGATCTATCAGCATTCGCCGGCCGTGCGCAAGGAGCTAGACAAGGCGTTCGGCAACCTCTACGCGGTCGCGTGGTAA
- a CDS encoding methionine ABC transporter ATP-binding protein produces the protein MMKWFGTSRFIEAGPAAGEASRDASAPEHAVVFDGIGKVFAGSAQAALANVNLEVKRGEVFGIIGRSGAGKSTLLRLVNGLEKPTSGAVRVNGVDVGALDERGLVALRRRIGMVFQHFNLLSAKTVHDNIALPLKIAGVPKAAIEARVDALLDLVGLSAHRNAWPARLSGGQKQRVGIARALVHEPGILLCDEATSALDPETTRAILALLRDINRRLGVTIVLITHEMEAIRDVCDTVAVIERGEVVEQGPVWRVFGNPRHDATRALLHTPGHDLPDDLAARLRAAPEANAHALFDVRFTGESHEEPELITLAQSFGTQGVRFVHGGIERIQGRAQGRLVVAAPVQSVDQAAALAVNARQYASRVEVLGYV, from the coding sequence ATGATGAAATGGTTCGGCACGTCACGCTTCATCGAAGCGGGGCCGGCGGCGGGCGAGGCGTCGCGCGACGCGAGCGCGCCAGAGCATGCCGTGGTGTTCGACGGCATCGGCAAGGTCTTTGCGGGCAGCGCGCAGGCGGCGCTCGCCAACGTGAATCTCGAAGTGAAGCGCGGCGAGGTGTTTGGCATCATCGGGCGCAGCGGCGCGGGCAAGTCCACCTTGCTGCGGCTCGTGAACGGCCTTGAAAAGCCCACTAGCGGCGCCGTGCGCGTGAACGGCGTGGACGTGGGCGCGCTCGACGAACGCGGGCTCGTGGCGCTGCGTCGCCGTATCGGCATGGTGTTTCAGCACTTCAATCTGCTCTCCGCGAAAACGGTGCACGACAACATCGCGTTGCCGCTCAAGATCGCGGGCGTGCCGAAGGCGGCGATCGAGGCACGTGTGGACGCGCTACTCGATCTGGTGGGCCTGAGCGCGCACCGCAATGCGTGGCCCGCACGTTTGTCGGGCGGACAAAAGCAGCGTGTGGGCATTGCGCGCGCGCTCGTGCACGAGCCCGGCATCCTGCTGTGCGACGAAGCGACCTCGGCACTCGACCCGGAAACCACACGCGCGATTCTCGCGTTGCTGCGCGATATCAACCGGCGTCTGGGCGTGACCATCGTGCTCATCACGCACGAGATGGAAGCGATTCGCGACGTGTGCGATACGGTCGCCGTGATCGAGCGTGGCGAGGTGGTCGAGCAGGGGCCGGTCTGGCGCGTGTTCGGCAATCCGCGGCACGACGCGACGCGTGCGCTGCTGCACACGCCGGGCCACGATTTACCCGACGATCTCGCCGCGCGTTTGCGTGCCGCGCCCGAAGCGAACGCGCACGCGCTGTTCGACGTGCGCTTCACGGGAGAAAGTCATGAGGAACCCGAACTAATCACGCTCGCGCAATCGTTCGGCACGCAGGGCGTGCGTTTCGTGCACGGCGGCATCGAGCGCATTCAAGGGCGCGCGCAAGGGCGGCTCGTGGTTGCCGCGCCGGT